Proteins from a genomic interval of Phlebotomus papatasi isolate M1 chromosome 3, Ppap_2.1, whole genome shotgun sequence:
- the LOC129805999 gene encoding histone H2A: protein MSGRGKGGKVKGKAKTRSNRAGLQFPVGRIHRLLRKGNYAERVGAGAPVYLAAVMEYLAAEVLELAGNAARDNKKTRIIPRHLQLAIRNDEELNKLLSGVTIAQGGVLPNIQAVLLPKKTEKKT from the coding sequence ATGTCTGGACGCGGAAAGGGAGGAAAAGTGAAGGGAAAGGCGAAGACTCGCTCCAATCGTGCTGGGCTCCAATTCCCCGTGGGACGTATCCATCGTCTCCTGCGCAAGGGAAATTACGCTGAGAGAGTCGGTGCTGGAGCTCCGGTTTACTTGGCTGCCGTCATGGAATATCTGGCTGCTGAAGTTCTTGAGTTGGCCGGCAATGCTGCCCGTGACAACAAGAAGACCAGGATCATTCCACGTCATCTTCAGTTGGCCATCCGCAATGACGAGGAATTGAACAAATTGCTGTCCGGAGTCACAATTGCCCAAGGCGGTGTTCTGCCCAACATTCAGGCAGTTCTCCTGCCCAAGAAGACCGAGAAGAAGACATAA
- the LOC129805985 gene encoding histone H1-II-like: MAEETSVEVAPAVSPSGKKAKAPKSAAAKKPRVKPTHPKTSEMVNKAIKDLKERGGSSLQAIKKFVAANYKVDAEKLAPFIRRYLKSAVTSGALVQTKGKGASGSFKLPGSAKGEKAVAKKPRVKKASGEKKVKKAASPKKKASTAAKKAVAAKKPSGEKKKAASPKKAAVKKSAPKQKSTKASSKSAGTKPKVPKPKKTGSPKKAAPKKTAAKKK, encoded by the coding sequence ATGGCAGAAGAGACATCCGTGGAAGTAGCCCCAGCAGTCTCCCCATCCGGGAAGAAGGCTAAAGCCCCCAAAAGTGCCGCCGCCAAGAAGCCTCGAGTGAAGCCAACGCACCCAAAGACTTCTGAAATGGTCAACAAAGCCATTAAAGATCTGAAGGAGCGTGGTGGATCATCCCTGCAGGCCATCAAGAAGTTTGTGGCAGCCAATTACAAGGTTGATGCTGAGAAATTGGCCCCATTCATCAGACGCTACCTGAAATCCGCCGTGACAAGTGGAGCTCTGGTTCAGACGAAAGGAAAGGGAGCCTCTGGCTCATTCAAATTGCCTGGATCTGCAAAGGGCGAGAAGGCAGTGGCAAAGAAGCCCCGTGTGAAGAAAGCTTCTGGAGAGAAGAAAGTGAAGAAGGCTGCATCGCCCAAGAAGAAGGCATCTACTGCAGCCAAGAAGGCAGTCGCAGCGAAGAAGCCAAGTGGTGAGAAGAAGAAGGCAGCTTCACCAAAGAAAGCTGCAGTGAAGAAATCTGCTCCCAAGCAAAAGTCCACAAAGGCATCTTCAAAGTCGGCAGGAACAAAGCCAAAAGTCCCCAAGCCGAAGAAGACTGGATCACCGAAGAAAGCTGCACCAAAAAAGACAGCAGCCAAGAAGAAGTAA
- the LOC129806006 gene encoding histone H2B: MAPKTSGKAAKKAGKAQKNISKTDKKKKRKRKESYAIYIYKVLKQVHPDTGISSKAMSIMNSFVNDIFERIAAEASRLAHYNKRSTITSREIQTAVRLLLPGELAKHAVSEGTKAVTKYTSSK; encoded by the coding sequence ATGGCTCCGAAGACTAGTGGAAAGGCTGCCAAGAAGGCTGGAAAGGCCCAGAAGAACATCTCGAAGACGGACAAGAAGAAGAAGCGCAAGCGTAAGGAGAGCTATGCCATCTACATCTACAAAGTGCTGAAGCAGGTCCATCCTGACACTGGCATCAGCAGCAAAGCCATGAGCATCATGAACAGCTTCGTGAATGACATCTTCGAGCGCATTGCTGCAGAGGCTTCTCGTCTGGCCCATTACAACAAGCGCTCCACCATCACGAGTCGCGAGATCCAAACTGCTGTGCGTCTCCTGCTGCCCGGAGAGTTGGCCAAGCACGCCGTGAGTGAAGGCACCAAAGCCGTCACCAAGTACACCAGCTCCAAGTAA
- the LOC129805997 gene encoding histone H3 — translation MARTKQTARKSTGGKAPRKQLATKAARKSAPATGGVKKPHRYRPGTVALREIRRYQKSTELLIRKLPFQRLVREIAQDFKTDLRFQSSAVMALQEASEAYLVGLFEDTNLCAIHAKRVTIMPKDIQLARRIRGERA, via the coding sequence ATGGCCCGTACAAAGCAGACTGCCCGTAAGTCAACCGGAGGAAAGGCTCCTCGCAAGCAGCTGGCCACCAAGGCTGCTCGCAAGAGTGCCCCAGCAACTGGCGGAGTCAAGAAGCCCCATCGCTACCGCCCAGGAACAGTGGCTCTCCGTGAGATCCGTCGCTACCAGAAGAGCACAGAATTGCTCATCCGCAAGCTGCCCTTCCAGCGTCTTGTGCGTGAGATCGCTCAGGATTTCAAGACCGATCTGAGGTTCCAGAGCTCCGCCGTGATGGCTCTCCAGGAGGCCAGTGAGGCTTACCTCGTGGGCTTGTTTGAAGACACCAATCTGTGCGCCATCCATGCCAAGCGTGTCACAATCATGCCCAAGGACATTCAGCTGGCTCGTCGTATTCGTGGAGAACGTGCTTAA